In the Vanessa cardui chromosome 10, ilVanCard2.1, whole genome shotgun sequence genome, one interval contains:
- the LOC124532987 gene encoding D-xylose transporter — MFHGGIWSKLQNFYKWYVLGLVSVGYILGELGHYLIGTTSKVTAEDLHYGDKSCMLNATHLTLSQLPVVCEKVNSSDMCETLTLNGSRYCEWGYNGLGIDYQVLAGPAFMAVFTVVGVMLGVAADRFNRSRILSVCTLIFVIAILLMGTVKEYWHLVILRMVMAAGESGCNPLATGLLTDLFPEHQRALVLSIFNWGIYGGYGIAFPVGRYIPDLDAWGLSWRVCYYGAGIIGLVIAALTFLTLREPARTTIGEEGAGNAKAGDSALESGKKMPQVTIWHVIAQPRIILLCLAASIRHCGGMTFAYNADLYYRDYFPDVDLGWWLFAVTVGIGSIGVVVGGVVSDKFVSKMGVRSRVLVLALSQLIATLPAFGSVIFGPLWAMITLAISYFFAEMWFGIVFAILVEIVPLSVRSTTVGVFLFVMNNVGGNLPILVDPVSKAIGYREAIMIFYAGFYGISSIMFFLTMFLMDGPVEKAEAPDNKPSGLDNRAFSHDELRNGRTNENIRL; from the exons atgttcCACGGAGGCATTTGGAGCAAACTTCAGAACTTCTACAAGTGGTACGTGCTGGGTTTGGTGTCGGTCGGCTACATTCTTGGCGAATTGGGACACTACCTTATTG GAACGACATCAAAAGTAACGGCAGAGGATCTACATTATGGAGACAAGTCTTGCATGTTGAACGCGACCCACCTGACCCTCAGTCAGCTGCCGGTCGTGTGTGAGAAGGTCAACTCCAGTGATAT GTGTGAGACTCTCACACTAAATGGATCCAGATACTGCGAGTGGGGCTATAACGGGCTGGGAATTGATTACCAAGTTCTCGCCGGTCCGGCCTTCATGGCAGTGTTCACAGTCGTCGGAGTCATGCTCGGCGTGGCGGCTGATAG ATTTAACAGAAGTCGCATCTTAAGTGTATGCACATTGATATTTGTAATAGCCATTCTTCTTATGGGAACCGTAAAAGAATACTGGCATTTAGTTATCCTACGGATGGTAATGGCGGCTGGAGAATCTGGTTGCAATCCGCTAGCAACGGGACTCTTAACGGACCTGTTCCCTGAACACCAAAGGGCGCTGGTCTTATCTATATTCAATTGGGGTATTTATGGCGGCTACGGTATCGCGTTTCCCGTTGGAAGGTACATCCCGGATCTTGATGCTTGGGGACTG AGCTGGCGAGTCTGCTACTACGGAGCTGGTATCATCGGACTTGTGATCGCTGCACTCACATTCTTGACACTTCGCGAACCAGCTAGAACTACTATCGGAGAAGAAG gAGCTGGCAATGCCAAAGCCGGAGACTCCGCTCTGGAATCAGGGAAGAAGATGCCTCAAGTAACCATCTGGCACGTGATTGCGCAACCGAGAATCATCCTCCTCTGCTTGGCAGCTTCCATCAGACATTGTG GCGGTATGACGTTTGCGTACAACGCGGACCTGTACTACCGCGACTACTTCCCCGACGTGGACCTCGGCTGGTGGCTGTTCGCCGTCACGGTCGGCATCGGCTCCATCGGCGTCGTCGTCGGCGGCGTCGTCTCCGACAA ATTCGTGTCAAAGATGGGTGTGAGGTCTCGAGTACTGGTCTTGGCTTTGTCTCAGTTAATCGCGACCCTGCCAGCGTTCGGTTCGGTCATATTCGGACCTCTATGGGCCATGATTACACTTGCTATCTCATACTTCTTTG CTGAAATGTGGTTCGGAATCGTCTTCGCTATTCTAGTGGAAATAGTGCCTCTATCAGTGCGTTCAACGACAGTCGGCGTTTTCCTCTTCGTTATGAACAACGTTGGAGGAAACCTGCCTATCCTGGTCGACCCGGTCTCGAAGGCCATCGGCTACAGAGAAGCTATTATGATCTTCTACGCAGGCTTCTACGGCATTA GCAGCATCATGTTCTTCCTAACAATGTTCTTGATGGACGGTCCCGTGGAGAAGGCCGAGGCGCCGGACAACAAGCCCAGCGGACTCGACAACAGAGCCTTCTCGCACGACGAGCTCAGGAACGGCCGGACTAACGAAAACATCCGACTATAA